TGGGCATTACCAGCAAGCAGGCCATGGACGAGGCGGAATTCGAGGCTCTGATCGGCGTTCAAGACTGCTATTTGGATGGGGTGACGGAAGATACTGTTTTCACTGCGAATCTATTGCGTCAAATGCACAGGGAGTGGTTGGGGAGCATTTATGAGTGGGCAGGGAGCTATCGAACGGTGGAAATGTCGAAGGCCGGCTTTACGTGGCCCCCTGCTTTTCGCGTTGCGGCCAACATGGAGAGCTTCGAAAGGGATATCCTTCGGAAGATGACACCGTTTCGGCTGGAGGGTCTTGATGCCGGATGCGTTGCCTTGGCCCAAGTGCATGCCGAATTTCTATTGATCCATCCTTTCCGCGAAGGCAACGGTCGAATGGCTCGCTGGTTGACGGATTTGATGTGCCTGCAGGCAGGTTTGCCGCAACCCGAATACGGGTTCGTGGG
This genomic interval from Ruficoccus sp. ZRK36 contains the following:
- a CDS encoding Fic family protein; translated protein: MSVGKYQTSAGIEGEYQPGSRKRVLRNLLGITSKQAMDEAEFEALIGVQDCYLDGVTEDTVFTANLLRQMHREWLGSIYEWAGSYRTVEMSKAGFTWPPAFRVAANMESFERDILRKMTPFRLEGLDAGCVALAQVHAEFLLIHPFREGNGRMARWLTDLMCLQAGLPQPEYGFVGRGSRQNQQAYLQGVIRGYEQDYRALADFFQKSLERSTTR